CCGGAAAAAGTGTGTCAGGTCAAGGCTTCGTACACGGGGCAGTTTCTGGCGCCGATTTTGGAGCGCGACCGCAACCGCGCCAAGGCTGCGCAGGCATCCGCCGAGAAACGGAGTATCCATTCATGAGCAAGGACCGATCGGTCACAGTCGGAGAACTGGTGGACGCACTCAACTTGACGGTCTTCACTGGCGAGTCGGGATTTACCCGGCGCATCACAACGGTCGATATCAACCGTCCGGGCTTGGCCTTGGCTGGCTACCTGCGGTACCACCCATCGGAGCGGATTCAGCTGCTCGGGCGGACGGAGCTCTCGTTTTTGCGGGGGATGGACGGACGTGAGCAAGCACTGCGCGTTTTCGCCTTCTGTTCGTATGAACAGACGCCGTGCGTGATTGTGACCCGCGGGGAGACACCGCCTGAGGCGCTGCTGCGCGAGGCGTCGGCGCGGGGGCTGCCCGTGCTGGGGACGAATCTCGTCACGACGCGCGCGGCGGCCGTGCTCTCGACCTATTTGGAAGAGCAGCTTGCCCCGGAGACCCTCATTCATGGAGTGCTGGTGGATGTGTACGGCATCGGGATCCTCATCACTGGGTCGAGCGGCATCGGCAAGAGTGAAACGGCGCTGGAACTCATCAAGCGCGGCCACCGCTTGGTCGCGGATGACGCGGTGGTGATTCGCCAGGTGTCTGACAACACGCTCGTCGGCAGCCCGCCGCCGCTGCTCCAGCACTTGCTGGAGATTCGCGGACTGGGCGTGCTGAACGCGATGACCCTGTTCGGCGCTGGCGCAGTCCGCACCCACAAAAAGCTGGTCATGGTGGTGCACCTGGAGGCTTGGCGGGACGATTTCGCGTATGATCGGCTGGGCATCGATGAAGATACGGTTCGCATCCTCGACACGGAACTGCCCTCCATCACGGTGCCGGTCCGACCGGGACGAAATTTGGCCGTGATTCTGGAAGTTGCTGCGATGAACCACCGGTTGAAGCAGATGGGGATTGACGCGGCTCGAAACTTTGCTGAAGAATTGGAGAACGCGATTGCTGGGGAAGCCCAGCGCGCGGATGTTCCGGCGTTCAACAGCGTCAGGGACTACGGGGACGCGCTGAACGAGGACTTTGACTAACGATTGTGGGGGCATGAACCGCAGGCAGACAAAAATCCCGCAGGCCGCGTGGTCCTGCGGGATTTGTCGCCTGGGGCTACATCCGCTCGGGGGCTTCGAGTCCCAAGAGGTACAGGGTTCTTGCGATGGCGATGCGGCACGCATCCACGAGCGCCAGCCGCTGCATTCGGACAGCCTCCGTGTCCGCGCCAAGCACGGGTACGTCGTGGTAGAAGCGGTTGAACGTATGGCACAGGTCGAGTGTAAAGCGGGCAATCAGGGATGGGTCGAGTTCATCCACGGCGCGCTCAAGCACTTCGTTGGCCTGGTTCAATTGGTGAATGACCGCCCACTCGAGGTCGCCGACTTCTGTAAAATGGACCTCTTCCGGCAGGGCGCAGCCCTGGTCTGCGGCCTTTCGCAGTACGCTGCAAGCGCGGGCGTGCGTGTACTGCACGTAAGGGCCGGTTTCGCCGTCGAAGTTGAGCACGTCCTCAAATCGGAAGTCGACGTCGTGCATCCGGTAGTTCTTGAGGTCGTTGAAGACGACCGCGCCGACACCGACGGCTTTGGCCACGGCTTCCTTATCCGGCAGGGAGGGGTTCTTGGCTTCAATAATCTTGCGCGCTTCCGAGATGGCCTGCTGGAGCACGTCTTCCAGGTACACCACCTTGCCGCGGCGGGTGGAGAGGCGTTCGCCGTTGTACTTCATCATCCCGAACGCGACGTGGCGGCAATCTTTGGCCCACGGACGATCCATCAACTCCAGCACTTTGAACACCTGGGCAAAGTGCAGCGACTGCTCCGCGCCCACGACATAAATCAAGCGGTCTGCACCCAGGACGTCGTGACGGTACAGGGCAGCAGCAAGGTCGCGCGTCGCGTAAATGGTGGCGCCGTCCGACTTCACAATGATGCAAGGCGGCATGTTCCAGGCGGACAAATCGACGACTTCCGCGCCTTCACTGACCGTGAGGAGCCCGCGTTCCCGCAGTTCATCCACGACGGGCTGCATCTTGTCGTTGTAGAAGCTCTCGCCCAGGTAGTAATCGAATTTGACGCCCAGCATCTCGTACGTCTGGTCGAACACTTTTCGACTCTCGTCGATAAACCACTGCCACAGTGCAACCGCCTGCGGGTCGCCGTCCTCGAGCTTCTTGAACCACGCCCGGCCCTCTTCGTCCAGGGTCGGATCGACTTTCGCTTCTTCGTGGAACCGCACATACAGCTTCAACAGCTCTCGGACCGGGTCGCGCCGGACGGTTTCTTCATCGCCCCACTTGAGGTAGGCTGCGATGTTTTTGCCAAACTGGGTGCCCCAGTCGCCCAGGTGATTGATCCCGACCGTCTCGCACCCATCCATCTGCAGCAGTCGGACAATCGACTGCCCAATCATCGTGGACCGCAGGTGTCCGACGCCGAACGGCTTGGCGATGTTGGGGGAAGAGTAGTCAATCGCCGCCCGGTGGCCGCGCAGCCGCTGTCTGGAGATAAACGCCTCGAAGTCGGCGCGAATCTGCCGAACCGCCATCGTCGCCGCGTGTTCACGTGCAACTTTGACATTGACGTACCCGCCAACGACGGCGGCACTGGCGAATTCGGGGCGCCCCTCCAGCGCTTGTGCAATGCGCGCCGCGATGTCCTGCGGGCTCATCCGAAGGGTCTTGGCAAATCGAAAACAAGGCAGCGCCAAGTCGCCCAGGTCACGCTGCGGCGGGTATTCAATGAGCGATGCCACGTCTTCTGCGGGCTGGCCCACGACGGTGCTGGCGGCTGCAGCAAACGCGGCTTTCTGATCACGCATAGATGTTCTCCTTCCCGTTATGGACAACGCATTCTATTTCACATATTATCGGTTGACACCGGCAGGGTCAAAACCCGGCCAGGACAGAACCTGGCGCCGGACCGGTGGAAGAAGGCATGAGGTCCTGATGTTGCCAGTTGGCTCTGGGATATTCGAAACTTCTGCGCCTTCGCCGGGTGTGTTATACTCATCGTGAAGTTCACATAACCTTGCTGCGCGAACTGGTTTGGAGGTGGGGCGATGAGCTCGAATACGCATCAGGATTGGCAATCGGCTCGACGAACCCGCACAAATAACGTGGTCTCCATGCGCTTTGACGCGGCGTATTTTTACGAGCGCGGACTGCGGTTTCTGGAGCGCAACGACTTGCCGCGCGCGCTGAAGGCGTTTCGGAAAACAGTGGAGTACGAGCCAAACAACCCGGTCAACCATTGTAACGTTGCCGGTGTGCTGTCGGAATTGGGAAACTTCGAAGCCTCGAATGAAGTCTTGATGCACGTCCTAAACGATCTCGATCCTGACATGGCAGAGTGTCAGTTTTATCTTGCGAACAACTACGCCAACATGGGTGAGTATGAACTGGCGGAAGACCACGTCCTGCGCTACCTGGACGCTGACCCGGACGGAGAGTATGCGGAAGATGCGGAAGAAATGCTCGATGTCCTGCTTGATGAGTTTGGCGGCGGCAAGGTCTATGCGAAGTGGGAGGCCAAGCGTCGTCAGGAGGAGCAGGACCTGGCGAAGCAGGACGGCAGACACCTGCTGGAGCAGGGGCAGTTCGAAGCGGCTGTCGAGCAGCTGGAGGCGCTGGTTCGGCGCAATCCGGCCAACCTCGCAGCCCGCAACAACCTGTCTCTCGCTTATTACTATACAGGTCAATGTGAACAAGCCATTGCGACCGCTGAACAGGTGCTGGCGGAAAATCCGCAGAACATCCATGCGCTGTGCAACTTGGCGGTATTTGAAGCCCAGGGAGGCTCTCGCGAGCGGCTGCAAGCCTGTGTGAACAAACTCTCGAAGCTGTTCCCGCTTCATTACGACCACGCGATGAAGCTCGGGACCACACTGGGACTGATCGGCGAACACGCCAAAGCGTTCGCGGTGTTTGACCGCTTGGTGCGGATGGTCGACCGCCCCGAGCCGATTCTGCTGCACTCCGTGGCGGCCTCGGCCGCGAATGCGGGGTATCTCCGGACGGCCAAGAAGTGGTGGAAACTGCTCGGCCAGCACGCGGAGATGAAAGAGGTTGCGCAATACTACCTCGATCAAGTCGAGCGTCTCAGACGCCAAGGCAAGCGCGTGCACATCAGCTACCAGTACGACCTGCCGCTGCGGTCCCAGTTTGCGGAGATGAAAAAGCGTTTGCAGACCGGGGACTTGGCCACTTGGCGGCAAGACCCGCTCTTGCGCGCCTCCTTATACTGGGGGCTGCGTCACGGTGCCGTCGACACGCGCAAGGCCGTGATCCGCACCTTGGCGCTGTTGGCGGACGAGGACGGCGAAAAGGCGCTGCGGATGTTTTTGAAGCGCCCGGACGTGGATGAAAGCCTGCAGGCCGCCGCGCTGTACGCGCTGCAGCGAACCGCCACGCGCGGCCGGGTTGAAGTGTGGCGCAACGGAGAACTGCAGTCGATTCGGATGAGCGATGTGCCGAAGGACATCATTTTGCAGGTCGATCCGGCTTGGGAAACGGTGCATGCGCGCGTCGAGTCCTGGCTTCGTGAGCACCACAAGGCGCGCTATGTCGCAGAAGCGAAGCGGGTGTGGGTGGCCTTCCTGCGCCACGCGTACCTGACGAATGATTTGCGCATCGTGAAGCTGGACATCTGGGTCGCTGCGCTCATCTACCACGTGTTGAAGCGGCACGGGGAGAGCGTGCGCCAGCGGGATGCGGCCGAATGGTTTGGGGTATCGACTTCCTCGCTGGGCAAGGCGGCCGCCAGGCTCGAGCACGTGCGCAGCGAACGGACGTAACCCGGCGGCTGGTGCGTGTAACATGCGTGTGAAATCGGGATCGCACCCAATGTCACAAATTCTTAAATCGGTTGTAACATGAATGCAACATTGTGGCTGTAAGATGAACGTGCATCACATTTGACCCCCTTTTCAATATAAACTTGGGCACCCAGGGAATGGGTGCCGCTTTTTTTACCCGGCGCCATGTTCGGCCATTTGTGGGGGGTTCCCGCGCGTGCTATGCTACCGGTAGAGGGGAGTAGAAGCTTGTGACGGTTTGGTTCGGCGTTGACATCGGAGGGACGAAAATCAAGACTGCGCTCGTGTCCGACGACGGAGCCGTTCTGCATCGGCACGCATTCGACACCATGGCGAGTCTCGGACCGTCCCATGCGTGCGAACAATTGGCGCGCGCCTTACATGAATGTGCGACTGCGGCAGGCATTTCTGCCGATACGATAGAAGCCGTTGGCGTGGGCATCGCCGGTTTTGTGGAAGGCAGTACAGGCGTGGTGGTGGAAGCTCCGAACCTCGCATGGCGTGACGTTCCTCTCAAAAGCATGCTGGAGCAAACGCTGCAGCGCCCGGTGTCCATTGACAACGACGCGAATGTCGCTGCACTTGGGGAAGCCTGGCAAGGCGCCGCGCGCGGCGCAAAGACGGTGCTCTGTGTCACGGTCGGTACAGGCGTCGGCGCAGGCATTGTCATTGGCGGTCAGGTGCACGCCGGAGCCACCGGGATGGCGGGGGAGATCGGGCACATCGTGGTCGATCGCGATCGAAGCCTGCCCTGCGGATGCGGAAAGTTCGGCTGCCTGGAGACGCGCGCGTCGGCGACCGCGATTGTGCGGGACGCCAAACTCCAGCAGGAGGCGGGGGCACTGCCGGCATCCGCCGACATCCGCGGCGCCGACGACGTATTTTCGCTGGCGAGGGAAGGGTTTGAAGCGGCCAAGCGCGTGATTGCGGATGAGGCAGACTGGCTTGGCTACGGGCTGGCACTGTGTGCCATGGTCTTAAATCCAGACGCTGTCGTCATTGGCGGCGGCGTTTCGAAGAGCGGCGCCCTGTGGCTCGAACGGGTGCAGGACGCGTTTTCACGGTATGCACAACCGCGTACGATTGCCGGCGTCCGGATGGCGCTGGCGGAACTCGGAAATGATGCAGGTGTGGTTGGGGCAGCCCGATTGGCGGCACTCAATGTCACGCACAACCGGTGACAGTAGTCGGGGGTGAGGTTGGTGGACACGTCCAGATCGGAACAGCGCAGTGAACAGGACAACCGGGAGACGACGGAGTTTTTGGTGTTGACGGGCATGTCGGGTGCTGGGAAAACGGTCGCCATGCAGTCGCTTGAAGATCTGGGGTACTTCTGTGTCGATAACTTGCCTCCTGCGCTCATTCCCAAGATGGTGGAACTGGTGAATCAGTCCGGTTCGTCTGCCGGACGGTACGCATTGGCCTGTGACCTGCGGGGCGGCGAATTGTTTCAACCGCTGGTCGACACGGTCAGTGCGCTGCGCACGCAGGCGGGGCTCAAGGTTCGGCTCGTGTTTCTCGATGCGAGCGACGAAACCCTGGTTCGGCGGTACAAGGAGACGCGGCGGCGGCACCCGTTCGCCGAGGGGGCGCGGCTGCTCGAAAGCATCCAGGCCGAGCGGCAGGCGCTGGCGAAGGTGCGGAAAGAGTCCGACTTGGTCATCGACACGACCGACTGGAAACCGGCACGGTTGAAGCAGGAAATTACCCAGCGGTTTTCCGGACAGTCGAAGGCGCTGCCCGTACACATTATTTCTTTCGGTTTCAAATATGGGATCCCGATTGACGCAGACATGATATTCGACGTCCGCTTCCTGCCGAATCCACACTACATTGAGGGCCTGCGCCCGTTCAGCGGCGAAGACGAGCCCGTCTACGAAT
Above is a genomic segment from Alicyclobacillus cycloheptanicus containing:
- the hprK gene encoding HPr(Ser) kinase/phosphatase translates to MSKDRSVTVGELVDALNLTVFTGESGFTRRITTVDINRPGLALAGYLRYHPSERIQLLGRTELSFLRGMDGREQALRVFAFCSYEQTPCVIVTRGETPPEALLREASARGLPVLGTNLVTTRAAAVLSTYLEEQLAPETLIHGVLVDVYGIGILITGSSGIGKSETALELIKRGHRLVADDAVVIRQVSDNTLVGSPPPLLQHLLEIRGLGVLNAMTLFGAGAVRTHKKLVMVVHLEAWRDDFAYDRLGIDEDTVRILDTELPSITVPVRPGRNLAVILEVAAMNHRLKQMGIDAARNFAEELENAIAGEAQRADVPAFNSVRDYGDALNEDFD
- a CDS encoding tetratricopeptide repeat protein, with translation MSSNTHQDWQSARRTRTNNVVSMRFDAAYFYERGLRFLERNDLPRALKAFRKTVEYEPNNPVNHCNVAGVLSELGNFEASNEVLMHVLNDLDPDMAECQFYLANNYANMGEYELAEDHVLRYLDADPDGEYAEDAEEMLDVLLDEFGGGKVYAKWEAKRRQEEQDLAKQDGRHLLEQGQFEAAVEQLEALVRRNPANLAARNNLSLAYYYTGQCEQAIATAEQVLAENPQNIHALCNLAVFEAQGGSRERLQACVNKLSKLFPLHYDHAMKLGTTLGLIGEHAKAFAVFDRLVRMVDRPEPILLHSVAASAANAGYLRTAKKWWKLLGQHAEMKEVAQYYLDQVERLRRQGKRVHISYQYDLPLRSQFAEMKKRLQTGDLATWRQDPLLRASLYWGLRHGAVDTRKAVIRTLALLADEDGEKALRMFLKRPDVDESLQAAALYALQRTATRGRVEVWRNGELQSIRMSDVPKDIILQVDPAWETVHARVESWLREHHKARYVAEAKRVWVAFLRHAYLTNDLRIVKLDIWVAALIYHVLKRHGESVRQRDAAEWFGVSTSSLGKAAARLEHVRSERT
- a CDS encoding ROK family protein, whose protein sequence is MTVWFGVDIGGTKIKTALVSDDGAVLHRHAFDTMASLGPSHACEQLARALHECATAAGISADTIEAVGVGIAGFVEGSTGVVVEAPNLAWRDVPLKSMLEQTLQRPVSIDNDANVAALGEAWQGAARGAKTVLCVTVGTGVGAGIVIGGQVHAGATGMAGEIGHIVVDRDRSLPCGCGKFGCLETRASATAIVRDAKLQQEAGALPASADIRGADDVFSLAREGFEAAKRVIADEADWLGYGLALCAMVLNPDAVVIGGGVSKSGALWLERVQDAFSRYAQPRTIAGVRMALAELGNDAGVVGAARLAALNVTHNR
- the argS gene encoding arginine--tRNA ligase, encoding MRDQKAAFAAAASTVVGQPAEDVASLIEYPPQRDLGDLALPCFRFAKTLRMSPQDIAARIAQALEGRPEFASAAVVGGYVNVKVAREHAATMAVRQIRADFEAFISRQRLRGHRAAIDYSSPNIAKPFGVGHLRSTMIGQSIVRLLQMDGCETVGINHLGDWGTQFGKNIAAYLKWGDEETVRRDPVRELLKLYVRFHEEAKVDPTLDEEGRAWFKKLEDGDPQAVALWQWFIDESRKVFDQTYEMLGVKFDYYLGESFYNDKMQPVVDELRERGLLTVSEGAEVVDLSAWNMPPCIIVKSDGATIYATRDLAAALYRHDVLGADRLIYVVGAEQSLHFAQVFKVLELMDRPWAKDCRHVAFGMMKYNGERLSTRRGKVVYLEDVLQQAISEARKIIEAKNPSLPDKEAVAKAVGVGAVVFNDLKNYRMHDVDFRFEDVLNFDGETGPYVQYTHARACSVLRKAADQGCALPEEVHFTEVGDLEWAVIHQLNQANEVLERAVDELDPSLIARFTLDLCHTFNRFYHDVPVLGADTEAVRMQRLALVDACRIAIARTLYLLGLEAPERM
- the rapZ gene encoding RNase adapter RapZ; translation: MSGAGKTVAMQSLEDLGYFCVDNLPPALIPKMVELVNQSGSSAGRYALACDLRGGELFQPLVDTVSALRTQAGLKVRLVFLDASDETLVRRYKETRRRHPFAEGARLLESIQAERQALAKVRKESDLVIDTTDWKPARLKQEITQRFSGQSKALPVHIISFGFKYGIPIDADMIFDVRFLPNPHYIEGLRPFSGEDEPVYEYVMQWPATQEFLRKMEDMVDFLIPEFKKEGKSHLVIGVGCTGGRHRSVAIARHLAEHVKQRADASVTHRDSAREG